One genomic region from Colletotrichum lupini chromosome 7, complete sequence encodes:
- a CDS encoding beta-lactamase, translating into MTEKRTQTHGTCDPKFQEVRKQLQDNIDSGEEVGAAIAVNIDGNDVVNLWGGYTDKERTQPWTKNTLVTIFSSTKTVLSLAILILVDQKVLSINDKVSKHWPEFAANGKEDIEIRHILSHTSGVSGWDADGPLSFEEISDLDAAAAKLATQAPWWEPGTASGYHSFTFGHLLAAIVRRAMGTTLRDFIMEEIVKPLGADFHFGVSDKELPRTTDVISAPMPPLGPGMGPQPGSITFKTMNPMPFPSDFANGPTWRQGDILAGSGHANAYALTRILSIISLGGSVDGKRFLSQDTINLIFEQQSNGVDLVMGVPMRFGIVFGITGEGGTAVADFLPNGRICFWAGLGGSFVVMDLDKKITIAYVMNKLSMSGLGNNAAKSYIRAIYKALKEQ; encoded by the coding sequence ATGACAGAAAAACGAACACAAACGCACGGCACTTGCGACCCTAAGTTTCAAGAGGTACGCAAGCAACTTCAGGACAATATCGACAGTGGAGAAGAAGTCGGCGCCGCCATTGCTGTCAACATTGATGGCAACGATGTTGTAAACCTGTGGGGTGGCTACACGGACAAGGAACGCACCCAGCCATGGACCAAAAACACCCTCGTCACCATCTTCTCCTCCACCAAGACCGTCCTCAGTCTCGCCATCCTCATTCTCGTCGACCAAAAAGTCCTTTCGATCAACGACAAGGTCTCGAAGCATTGGCCTGAGTTCGCCGCCAATGGTAAAGAAGATATCGAGATCCGCCATATCCTCTCTCACACGTCGGGGGTCTCTGGCTGGGATGCCGATGGACCGCTCTCTTTCGAAGAAATCTCTGACCTCGACGCAGCTGCAGCAAAGCTAGCTACGCAGGCACCGTGGTGGGAACCTGGCACAGCATCTGGATATCACTCATTCACGTTTGGCCATCTACTAGCAGCCATCGTCCGTCGCGCGATGGGTACAACGCTAAGAGATTTCATCATGGAAGAGATCGTGAAGCCACTGGGCGCAGACTTTCACTTTGGCGTTTCCGACAAAGAACTCCCCCGGACGACGGATGTTATTTCCGCACCTATGCCTCCCCTCGGTCCCGGCATGGGTCCCCAGCCAGGCTCCATCACGTTCAAGACCATGAACCCCATGCCCTTCCCCTCAGACTTCGCCAACGGTCCTACCTGGCGCCAGGGCGACATCCTCGCCGGGAGCGGGCACGCCAATGCCTACGCGCTCACGCGAATTCTCTCGATCATCAGTCTCGGCGGCAGCGTCGACGGCAAACGTTTCCTCTCACAAGACACCATCAACCTCATATTTGAGCAACAATCCAACGGGGTTGATCTTGTTATGGGCGTGCCTATGCGTTTCGGTATTGTATTTGGCATTACGGGCGAAGGTGGTACGGCGGTTGCTGATTTCCTGCCTAACGGACGTATATGCTTCTGGGCAGGCCTCGGTGGATCATTCGTCGTTATGGATCTAGACAAGAAAATCACCATCGCATATGTAATGAACAAGCTGTCCATGTCGGGTTTGGGAAACAACGCTGCGAAGTCTTACATCAGGGCCATTTATAAGGCATTAAAGGAGCAGTGA